CCGCCGCGCCCTGCGGCACCGCCTGCTCGCCCAGCCACACGACCTCCCCGCTTGACCACTCCTGGGAGCACATCATGACCACCACCCGACCCGGCCCGGCACGCCCCGGCCAGACACGGACGCCCCGTGCGTCGGCCCTCACGCGCAGCGCCTCCCGGCTCCACCCCTCGACTCGCCCACCCCGCTCCGCTGGCCGACGCGCCAGCCGACCACGTCCCGAGCGCTACCCGGGCCAGCCGCGCGGGCGCTACCTGAGCCTGGGCGCCGGAGTGCAAAGCCTGGCCGTGCTCCTGCTCGCCTGCGAAGGACGGATCCCGCGTTTCGACGCGGCCTTGTTCGCCGACACAGGCTGGGAACCCAAGCAGGTCTACGCGCAACTCGACACCGCCCGCCGGCTCGGCGCACAAGCAGGGATCCCGGTGCTGACGGTGTCAGGCGGCAACATCCGCCACGACACCCTGAACCCCAACGCGCGCTTCGTGACCATGCCGTTTTTCGTCAAAAACCCCGACGGCTCAAGGGGAATGGCACGCCGCCAATGCACTGGCGACTATAAAATCCGGCCACTAAAGAAAGCGGTCCGCGAGATCCTCGGCTACCCGCACCCGGTGCGAGTGCCACGTGGGGTGTTCGTCGACCAGGCCATCGGCATCTCCACCGACGAATTCCACCGCGCCAAAGACTCCGACGTCAACTACACCCGCAACATCTTCCCATTGCTGGATCTCGGGATGTCGCGCTCGGACTGCCTAACCTACCTGCGCGAGCGAGGACTGGGCGACGTGGTGAAAAGTTCGTGTATCGGCTGTCCCTACTCCGGAAACTCTCGACTGCGCTACATCCGCGACACCGATCCGCAGGCGTGGGCCGACTTGATCGAGTTCGATAAGGCGATCCGCCACGGCAGCCCACGCGCGAACGCCGGTGGCAAGCCGTTGCGCGGCCGCTTCTTCATCCACCGCTCACTACTCCCGCTGGACCAGGTCGACCTTGAGGCCACCCGCGGTCGGCCCGGCGCGGACGAAGACGACCCCGACGGATGTTCCCCGTTCTCCTGCCGCTCCGGCGAGCCATCCACTCCAGGAAAACAGCGTCCCTGACCGGCAAGGAATCTCCGATGACTGACGACCAGGCCCAGCCATGCCATCCACCCTCGACGCCGGCCGATCCAACCACAGACAATGCCCGGGCCCAAGCGCGCTTTGCCCCTGAATCCTGCGGCGACCAGCTGCTCTTCACACCTGCGCAAGCCGCACAGCGGCTGACGGTCAAGGAAGCGTGGCTGCGACGCAAAGCTGGCACACGCTCCATCCCGTGCACACTCCTCGGGAAACACCTCCGATTCTCCGAGGACGACCTGCGCGCGATCGTCTCCTCCAATATGCGACCGGTCACACGACGGCCGCCACCGACGCGGCACACCGCCCACCGGACCGCAACTCGCCGCAGACGGCCATGACGATCCGAGGCAATCCAAAAACCTCCAACAAAAGCTGGCCCTCCGCATAGCAACTGAGCATCAATGGCTGTCCAGTAGCCGACGTACCCCCACACCACGACAAATGAGGTAGCGATGCCCTGGGCTGAACAAACTGGTGACCTGTCCTGGCGCGTGAGGTACCGCCGAGAGGACGACAGCATCGGCTCCATTCCAGGCTTCCCCGATGAGAAAGCGGCGAAAACCTACATCGCAGACATGGGAACCGATCAGCGCAGAGGGAGCTGGATCGACCCGGTCGCCGGGCAGGTCACCATCGCCGAGTTTGCTCCCGAATGGATCGACTCGCTCGACGTCGACCAGCGAACCGAAGAGAACTACCAAAGCTTCCTCAAGTGCCACATCCTCCCGCAGTGGGGGAGCGAGCCTTTCAGCGGCATGAGCAATCTCGGGATACGTAAATGGGAAAAGAAACTCCGAGCTGGTAAGCTGGCCAAGACGACCGTGGACAGCATTATCAAATGCCTGTCGCTCATGCTGACCGACGCCGCGCTCGAAAAGATCATCGCCGCGAACCCCCTGCAGGCAAAGAGGCGAGGTCGTCGACGCCGAAGTAAACGGACACCCCGCAAAATCTGGGCAGAGCCCCACGAAGTCCTGGCCATCGCAGACCAGGTCGCCCGCTACTACAGCCCAGCCGGCGCGTTACTCATCCTCGTCGCGGCCTGGACCGGAGCGCGCTGGGGAGAACTCGTAGGGCTGCAGCGCCACAACGTGCACCTCTTCGACGACAACACCGGCTTCATCGTCATCGACCCCGACAACGGCGCACTGCACGAGCCGAACAAGGGACCTCTTCATCTCGGCCCGCCCAAAACTGAGGAATCCGCCCGCACCATCACCCTGCCCCCCTTCCTTGTCATCTTGCTCCGGCAACACCTGGCCACCCTGAAACATGACCACGTGTTCGTGACAACCAGTAACCAGCTGCACCGGCGTAGCAACTTCGCCCGCCGCGCACTGCGACCCGCAGCCGACGGCAACGCCCAAGTCAAAACACCGAAAATCCGACTCGTCGCGATCAAACCCGGACTCACCTTCCACGGCCTGCGCCACAGCCACAAGACATGGATGATCGACGACGGCGTCCCCGAAATCGCCCAAGCGTTGCGACTCGGCCACGTCCTAGAAGACAAGGTCCAGGAGACCTACTCACATGTGGCCGTCGCAGTGGAACA
The genomic region above belongs to Amycolatopsis sp. YIM 10 and contains:
- a CDS encoding site-specific integrase, which produces MPWAEQTGDLSWRVRYRREDDSIGSIPGFPDEKAAKTYIADMGTDQRRGSWIDPVAGQVTIAEFAPEWIDSLDVDQRTEENYQSFLKCHILPQWGSEPFSGMSNLGIRKWEKKLRAGKLAKTTVDSIIKCLSLMLTDAALEKIIAANPLQAKRRGRRRRSKRTPRKIWAEPHEVLAIADQVARYYSPAGALLILVAAWTGARWGELVGLQRHNVHLFDDNTGFIVIDPDNGALHEPNKGPLHLGPPKTEESARTITLPPFLVILLRQHLATLKHDHVFVTTSNQLHRRSNFARRALRPAADGNAQVKTPKIRLVAIKPGLTFHGLRHSHKTWMIDDGVPEIAQALRLGHVLEDKVQETYSHVAVAVEQRLLDALQTRWEKAMAASSTEPEHAHWRSAAA